From the Thiomicrorhabdus sp. genome, the window TGACATCTGAGGTTCGTTTGCTTCCAACATATTGGTAACAGTTATGGCCAGCTCTCGGGCAGCGCCCTCCTTGAACTGCGGCTTCTGCTCGATAATGGCAAGCAATTGCTGCATTGCCTGAGGATAATCATGCTCCGCAATCAGACACAAAGCGAGATCGAAGCGTGTTTGCGGCTCGGCACCACCGGCCTGAACCTGCTTGAGCAATGCTTCTTTTCCTTGCGTTTTGGCTGCCAGCTCTCTAAACGTCAACTGCCCAACCAGCGCTTTGCCCATTGGGGACGATTTAGCCGAATCCGGAAGCCGATTAAACAAACCGGTTGCCTGCTCCAACTGATTCAAATCAATCATAATTTGCACCATGTCCATCGCAACCCGAACATTACCGGGATCAGACTGAATTGCTTCGGTCAAAAGCTGCACTGCCTTAGCCACATCCCCCTGTGAATAGGCCTCGCGCGCCTGCTCTCTCAACTCATCGGAACGACGATAAATCCCCATGCCCTTCAAAAGAATGCCAAGCTCATCCTTTTCAATGAAACCTTCGACCGCTTCGGAAATCTCTCCATCACGCATAATGAACGTTGTTGGAAGATTCTGTATATCAAACGATTTAACCAGCTCCGGCTGTTCATCGATATCAACTTTAGCAAAAATGAACTGACCGCTGAAATCCCTGGCATATTCACTCAGGCTGCGCTCCATGGTAATACAATGTCCGGAATAGACGCCCATAAACAGTAATACCACCGGCAATTGATGCGAATTTTGAATAACCAGATCGTCAAAATTCTTTTCGGTAATATCAAAAATGTAGCTATCGTCGCTCATAAATTTCCCCGTCAATTTATCGAAAACGGCTTCATTATAAGGAGCTGGCAGGTTAATGAAACTTATAAAAAATTATAAGAATCATTAACAAGAATATATGATTACTCAAATAGACAGGGTAGAAATCAGGCGGCTTTCAGCACTTTGGCCTTGTAGATAAAAGTTCCGGTTGGAATAAAAGCGGCAATAAAACCAACAACCGTTTGTTTAAGACTCAAGTTGCCACGCGCGGTGTGTGAAAACAGCATCGAGATAAAGAACAGAAACAAAGCCCCGTGTATCGGTCCAATGATTGCAACAGCTTCCGGCATATCCGCAAGACGTTTTAACGGAACCGCCACCAGCAACAGCAGAAGCAGAGAAGAACCTTCCAGAAGCGCTGCAAAACGCAACCAGCGAAAAGAAGTAGCAGACATATTACATTTCCCTA encodes:
- a CDS encoding tetratricopeptide repeat protein, with the protein product MSDDSYIFDITEKNFDDLVIQNSHQLPVVLLFMGVYSGHCITMERSLSEYARDFSGQFIFAKVDIDEQPELVKSFDIQNLPTTFIMRDGEISEAVEGFIEKDELGILLKGMGIYRRSDELREQAREAYSQGDVAKAVQLLTEAIQSDPGNVRVAMDMVQIMIDLNQLEQATGLFNRLPDSAKSSPMGKALVGQLTFRELAAKTQGKEALLKQVQAGGAEPQTRFDLALCLIAEHDYPQAMQQLLAIIEQKPQFKEGAARELAITVTNMLEANEPQMSQQFRRQLANLQN
- a CDS encoding DUF3817 domain-containing protein, translating into MSATSFRWLRFAALLEGSSLLLLLLVAVPLKRLADMPEAVAIIGPIHGALFLFFISMLFSHTARGNLSLKQTVVGFIAAFIPTGTFIYKAKVLKAA